The Humulus lupulus chromosome 4, drHumLupu1.1, whole genome shotgun sequence genome has a window encoding:
- the LOC133832579 gene encoding uncharacterized protein LOC133832579: MVAYSKDLLAQFEEYMIKLVPREQNSNADALEKLASVKDANTLNIVPVEYLTNPSITEQETMPITVTDTWMTPIITYLEQGTLPDNCNDAKRMMRQAARYVMMEGVYYKRGYSMLLLRHGITKSFSSVVHPQVNGQVEAVNKTLKDTLKKRLEQAKGCWAEELPEVLWSYRTTARIATGHAPFSLAYGYEAMIPVEINPLSHRRSTYNQDENNQLLTESLDFIEEKREKASIRVAAHQQKVARYFNSRVKDRKFQV; this comes from the exons ATGGTGGCATACTCTAAGGACTTGTTAGCACAGTTTGAAGAGTACATGATCAAGTTGGTGCCACGAGAGCAGAACTCCAATGCAGATGCCTTGGAAAAATTAGCCAGTGTGAAGGATGCTAacactctgaatatagtaccagttgaatACTTAACAAACCCAAGTATTACTGAGCAGGAAACAATGCCAATTACTGTaactgacacttggatgacacccatcatcacATACCTCGAGCAAGGGACCTTACCAGATAACTGCAATGATGCCAAGAGGATGATGAGACAGGCTGCTCGGTATGTCATGATGGAGGGGGTGTATTATaaaagagggtactctatgctgCTACTCAG gcatggcatcacaaagagCTTCTCCTCGGTGGTTCATCCACAGGTGAATGGGCAGGTAGAAGCGGTAAACAAAACattgaaagacaccctaaagaagCGGCTCGAGCAAGCTAAAGGATGttgggcagaagagttaccagaagttctctggtcgtacagaaccacTGCTCGGATAGCAActggccatgctcctttttccttggcatatggttaTGAAGCTATGATACCGGTCGAGATCAACCCCCTGTCCCATCGAAGAAGCACTTACAACCAGGATGAGAACAATCAATTACTTACTGAATCTTTAGATTTTATTGAGGAAAAGCGAGAAAAGGCGAGCAtaagagttgctgctcatcaacaaaaggtggccCGTTATTTCAATTCCAGAGttaaagatcgaaagttccaggtttGA